The following coding sequences lie in one Arachis ipaensis cultivar K30076 chromosome B03, Araip1.1, whole genome shotgun sequence genomic window:
- the LOC107632444 gene encoding LRR receptor-like serine/threonine-protein kinase GSO1, translated as MKLKLVQSKMDSIFMCHCFLLFTILQTVFVTTLADSERDSYWLLRIKSELVDPLEVMRNWSPRTNLCSWNGLTCEEVDDNDDDETHVVGLNLSSSGISGSISVDFSNLIHLQELDLSSNSLTGCIPSELGNLQNLSTLLLYSNNLSCKIPAEIGNLNKLQVLRLGDNMLKGEIPNSIGKLSELKVLGLANCDLNGSIPTEIGNLKHLTTLDLQVNSLSGIIPQEIQACEELENFAASNNMLEGEIPFSIGSLKTLKILNLANNSLSGSIPSSLSSLSNLTYLNLLGNKLNGEIPSEVNGLSRLQKLDLSRNNLSGSLTLLNSKLQNLVTMVLSDNALTGSIPSGFCFRGSKLEQLFVARNELSGKFPLEILNCSSIQQLDLSDNRFNRELPSDLDKLQNLTDLVLNNNSFTGSLPREIGNISTLQGLFLFGNFFTGRIPDEIGRLQRLNTIYIYDNQMNGPIPKELTNCTSLREIDFFGNQFSGNIPENIGKLKDLVVLHLRQNEFSGPIPSSMGHCKMLQLLALADNRFSGSIPSTFSYLSELSTITLYNNSFEGPLPNSLFLLMNLKIINFSHNKFSGSLFPLTGSNSLTVLDLTNNSFSGPVPSSLAESSNLVRIRLAQNCLTGSIPSELGKLSALNFLDLSFNNLTGDVPPQLSLCHNIEHLLLNNNRFTGQISSWLGKLKELGELDLSFNDFHGKVPNEIGECSNLLKLSLHHNNLSGEIPHEIGNLTSLNVLNLQSNSLSGLIPSTIQHCTKLYELRLSHNFLTGNIPFELGGVTELQVILDLSRNQFSGVIPSSIGNLMKLERLDLSFNELEGEVPPSLGKLTSLHVLNLSNNHLHGKIPSTFSQFPMSSFLNNDANLCGPPLLVSCTESSSEKIQMSNTEVAAIIVAIVFTSTLICLVMLYLMLRIWCNWRKVAIVSSEEVDENHKKEESIRFCFSDHNTKNGEYLNMNSNDATSLSF; from the exons ATGAAACTCAAATTGGTCCAATCCAAAATGGATTCCATTTTCATGTGCCATTGTTTTCTATTGTTTACCATATTGCAAACAGTTTTTGTTACAACTCTTGCAGATAGTGAAAGAGATTCCTATTGGCTTCTGAGAATCAAATCAGAACTTGTTGATCCATTAGAAGTCATGAGAAACTGGTCTCCAAGAACAAATCTGTGTAGCTGGAATGGATTAACATGTGAAGAAGtggatgataatgatgatgatgagacacATGTTGTAGGCTTGAATCTTTCTAGCTCGGGAATTTCAGGTTCTATCTCTGTTGATTTCAGCAACCTCATTCATCTTCAAGAGCTTGATTTGTCTTCGAATTCTCTCACCGGATGCATCCCTTCTGAGCTTGGTAATCTTCAAAATCTAAGTACATTGCTACTTTACTCAAACAATCTATCTTGTAAAATTCCTGCAGAGATAGGTAATTTGAACAAGTTGCAAGTTCTTAGACTTGGAGATAACATGCTGAAAGGCGAAATTCCGAATAGCATTGGAAAATTGAGTGAGTTGAAAGTGTTGGGACTGGCCAATTGCGACCTTAACGGAAGCATACCAACTGAGATTGGTAACTTGAAGCATCTAACAACACTTGATTTGCAGGTTAACAGTCTTAGTGGCATCATACCCCAAGAGATTCAAGCTTGTGAAGAGCTCGAAAATTTCGCAGCATCGAACAACATGCTTGAAGGAGAGATACCCTTTTCTATAGGGTCACTCAAAACATTGAAGATTCTGAATTTGGCTAATAACAGTTTATCTGGTTCAATCCCTTCATCATTGAGTAGTCTTTCAAACTTGACATACCTGAATTTGCTTGGAAACAAATTGAATGGCGAAATTCCTTCGGAAGTCAATGGTTTGAGCCGGCTGCAGAAGCTTGACTTGTCCAGAAATAACCTCTCTGGATCACTGACACTCCTTAACAGCAAACTACAGAATCTTGTAACTATGGTTCTGTCGGATAATGCTTTAACAGGTAGTATCCCAAGTGGCTTCTGCTTCAGAGGTTCAAAACTTGAGCAGTTGTTCGTGGCAAGGAACGAGCTATCTGGGAAGTTTCCATTGGAGATACTCAACTGCTCCTCAATTCAACAGTTAGATCTTTCGGATAATCGCTTCAACAGAGAACTTCCCTCTGATTTGGACAAACTACAGAACCTCACAGATCTTGTGTTGAATAACAACAGTTTCACCGGTTCTCTGCCTCGAGAAATCGGAAATATTAGTACGTTACAAGGTCTTTTCTTGTTTGGCAACTTCTTCACAGGAAGAATTCCAGATGAAATTGGAAGACTACAGAGATTGAACACCATTTACATTTATGATAATCAGATGAATGGACCTATACCAAAAGAGTTAACAAACTGCACAAGCCTAAGGGAAATAGACTTCTTTGGAAATCAATTTTCTGGGAACATACCAGAGAATATTGGTAAGCTTAAGGACTTAGTTGTTCTCCATTTAAGGCAGAATGAGTTTTCAGGTCCAATTCCTTCAAGCATGGGACACTGTAAGATGCTACAGTTGTTGGCATTAGCAGATAACAGGTTTTCAGGTTCAATACCTTCCACATTCAGTTACCTTTCAGAACTTAGTACCATTACCCTTTACAATAACTCATTTGAAGGACCTCTTCCTAATTCACTCTTTCTTCTCATGAACCTAAAGATCATTAATTTCTCACACAACAAGTTCAGTGGAAGTTTGTTTCCTCTCACTGGCTCAAATTCTCTCACTGTTTTGGACTTAACCAACAACAGCTTCTCGGGTCCAGTCCCTTCTAGTCTAGCAGAGTCGTCGAACCTCGTTCGTATCCGGCTCGCGCAGAATTGCCTTACAGGAAGCATTCCTTCTGAATTAGGCAAGCTTTCAGCTCTCAACTTTCTTGATCTGTCATTCAACAATTTAACAGGGGATGTGCCACCACAACTCTCACTGTGTCATAATATCGAACACCTTCTGCTCAATAATAACAGATTCACTGGTCAAATATCTTCATGGTTGGGAAAACTGAAAGAACTTGGTGAATTAGACCTCTCATTCAATGACTTCCATGGCAAGGTACCTAATGAGATTGGTGAATGCTCAAATCTACTTAAGCTTTCTCTCCATCACAACAATCTCTCAGGTGAAATCCCTCATGAAATTGGAAACCTCACTTCTCTCAATGTCTTGAACTTGCAAAGTAATAGCCTCTCTGGCCTCATTCCATCAACAATTCAGCATTGCACAAAGCTTTATGAGCTAAGGCTCTCACACAACTTCTTAACTG GTAATATACCATTTGAGCTAGGAGGGGTAACTGAGCTGCAAGTAATATTGGACCTAAGCAGAAACCAATTTTCTGGGGTGATTCCATCATCCATTGGAAACCTAATGAAGCTTGAAAGACTTGATCTTTCTTTCAATGAACTTGAAGGTGAAGTTCCTCCTTCACTTGGCAAACTCACAAGCCTCCATGTTTTGAACCTCTCAAACAACCACCTTCATGGCAAGATTCCTTCAACATTTTCACAGTTTCCAATGAGTTCATTCCTCAACAATGATGCCAACTTGTGTGGACCACCATTATTGGTTTCTTGCACAGAATCTTCTAGTGAGAAAATTCAGATGTCAAACACAGAAGTGGCAGCAATAATAGTTGCCATTGTTTTTACTTCAACATTGATATGCTTAGTGATGTTATATTTGATGTTGAGAATCTGGTGCAATTGGAGAAAAGTAGCTATTGTTTCAAGTGAAGAAGTTGATGAGAATCATAAGAAGGAAGAGAGCATTAGATTCTGCTTTTCTGATCATAACACAAAGAATGGAGAGTATTTGAATATGAACTCCAATGATGCTACCTCTCTTTCATTTTAG
- the LOC107629481 gene encoding uncharacterized protein LOC107629481, translated as MIMIMGNSSRIGSSFSSCLVAPLPYPFNRTTLFQLRLSQGLFVNKQTASQLQIYAKDKSCQFKFIYGIPKLKARFQKQHNALSVVSEDQPQSTELDEAALVPESEDAIAEDISTIGNSSFNLLGSDGKPGFISFYNRPYGKDKETLSSKSEKSQNSILWFVGPAVLVASFIFPSLYLRKVLSIIFEDSLLTDFLILFFTEAIFYCGVAVYLYLLDRLRRPMQQETATTSRDTLPSQLGHRVSSVATLVLSLVIPMVTMGLVWPWTGPAASATLAPYLVGIVVQFAFEQYARYRKSRSWSAIPLIFQVYRLHQLNRAAQLVTALSFTVRGAEMTSHNMAINNSLGTLLNVLQFLGVICIWSLSSFLMRFIPPASTAAQ; from the exons atgattatgattatgggAAACAGTAGCAGAATTGGTTCATCATTTTCTTCTTGCTTAGTGGCTCCTCTTCCTTACCCTTTTAACCGTACAACACTTTTCCAG TTGAGATTATCACAAGGGTTGTTTGTCAACAAGCAAACTGCTTCCCAGCTGCAAATATATGCTAAAG ACAAATCATGCCAGTTCAAGTTTATATATGGAATTCCAAAGTTAAAGGCAAGGTTCCAGAAACAGCATAATGCTCTCTCTGTTGTCTCTGAGGATCAACCACAAAGCACTGAGCTTGATGAAGCTGCTTTAGTTCCAGAAAGCGAAGATGCTATTGCTGAAGACATATCTACCATTGGCAACTCATCTTTTAATTTATTGGGAAGTGATGGAAAACCAGGCTTTATATCATTCTATAACCGTCCATATGGAAAAGACAAGGAGACACTATCGTCAAAATCAGAAAAGAGTCAAAATAGCATCTTGTGGTTTGTGGGTCCTGCGGTCCTTGTTGCTTCTTTCATTTTTCCTTCACTCTATTTGCGCAAAGTGCTCTCCATCATTTTCGAAGACTCTTTGTTAACAG ATTTCCTCATATTATTCTTCACAGAAGCAATTTTCTATTGTGGTGTTGCGGTATATCTTTATCTACTAGATCGATTAAGGAGACCCATGCAACAAGAAACCGCTACAACCAGTCGAGATACTCTGCCTTCTCAGTTGGGACATCGCGTCTCTTCTGTTGCTACCCTGGTGCTTAGTCTCGTAATTCCTATGGTCACTATGGGTTTGGTCTGGCCGTGGACTGGTCCTGCTGCATCCGCAACTCTTGCTCCATACCTGGTTGGTATAGTTGTCCAATTTGCATTTGAACAGTATGCAAGATATCGAAAATCACGTTCATGGTCTGCTATTCCATTAATCTTCCAA GTGTATAGATTGCACCAACTAAATAGAGCAGCACAACTGGTGACTGCTTTATCATTTACAGTTAGAGGAGCTGAGATGACCTCACACAACATGGCTATAAATAACTCTCTGGGTACCCTTTTGAATGTCCTACAATTCCTTGGTGTGATTTGCATTTGGTCCCTGTCAAGCTTCCTCATGAGATTTATACCTCCTGCTTCCACCGCGGCGCAGTAA